One genomic segment of Acinetobacter sp. C26M includes these proteins:
- a CDS encoding TonB-dependent siderophore receptor: MTCSISAPLNFSKFKPSSLSCAIATMISCFATTTFAEDNLANTTQTLATISIQAEGNWLEQANAKKVLNHSGARTVVDQQALEARGITSVKEALRTVPGIQASENSGTSGSDASLSIGVRGLVSRFSPRSQLMIDGVPLAVAPYGQPQLSLAPTTLGNMESIDVVRGAGSVRFGPQNVGGIINFNTRSIPEHFAANIGMTTEIAENGNLKVNPNLFVGTTLDNGLGLALLYSGVNGDGYRDQNDYSNINDLRLKASYALDDYSSIEANLHRYEAKVDMPGGLTPAQYAQNPYQSLRNHDYMEGNRNDISLKYNYKKDNNAFEVLTYHLDSYRDAGVERLGSSVYQTAPRDYKVTAIEPRYSHAFPLGNTLNEVSVGYRYLKETSRESVDRASYNNDTGPRDFYGWTKADGDTEAHAFYVDNRTDLGAWSLTPGLRFERIKINENMYKLNRDYSVLNGVNASKTYDSLLPSFAVMYKANEQWNIFANYGKSFAPFQYSQMTNTDSNGAYLAMNGLNPEKADNYEIGTHYLDDYLSLEFTLFYIDFADQLKRDDATQTYTNLGATKHKGAELGLKYNLGAINDTLANVSVYANTTYTKATASAGQDSGNDLDFYSNWIGNAGIDYKYDQWTFNTNVYAQSSQVAAGKDDATGRYGNIPGYGIVGMRAAYDFTNTSLSGLKVGLGVKNLFNQEYYTRSSDQVGGIYAGPSRTYYLQTSFDF; encoded by the coding sequence ATGACATGCTCGATTTCTGCTCCTCTTAATTTCTCCAAATTTAAGCCCTCATCTTTGAGCTGTGCAATCGCAACAATGATCAGTTGCTTTGCCACGACAACATTTGCAGAAGATAACCTAGCGAATACAACCCAAACTCTAGCAACAATTTCAATTCAAGCAGAAGGAAACTGGTTGGAACAAGCCAATGCTAAAAAGGTTTTAAATCATTCTGGTGCCCGTACCGTAGTTGATCAGCAAGCATTAGAAGCACGTGGCATTACTTCCGTAAAAGAAGCCCTACGTACGGTTCCAGGCATTCAAGCTTCTGAGAATTCAGGTACTTCAGGTAGTGATGCCTCTTTAAGTATCGGTGTTCGTGGTCTAGTCTCAAGATTTTCACCCCGTTCGCAGCTGATGATCGATGGTGTCCCTTTAGCTGTTGCACCTTATGGACAACCACAGCTTTCTTTAGCACCTACCACCTTGGGCAATATGGAATCGATTGATGTGGTTCGTGGTGCTGGCTCTGTCCGCTTTGGGCCACAAAACGTCGGTGGGATTATCAATTTTAATACGCGCAGCATTCCAGAGCATTTTGCAGCGAACATTGGCATGACCACAGAAATTGCTGAAAATGGCAATTTAAAAGTCAATCCAAACCTCTTTGTTGGAACCACACTAGACAATGGCTTAGGTCTAGCTTTGCTCTATTCTGGGGTAAATGGCGATGGTTATCGAGATCAAAACGATTATTCAAATATCAATGATCTACGTTTAAAGGCCAGTTACGCTTTAGATGATTATTCAAGTATCGAAGCAAACCTACATCGTTACGAAGCCAAGGTCGACATGCCTGGAGGTTTAACGCCTGCACAGTATGCTCAAAATCCATATCAGTCGTTACGTAACCATGACTATATGGAAGGCAACCGTAATGATATCTCACTCAAATATAATTATAAAAAAGACAATAATGCTTTTGAAGTTTTAACTTATCACCTCGATAGTTATCGTGATGCTGGTGTAGAACGTCTTGGTTCTAGCGTCTATCAAACTGCACCGCGTGATTATAAAGTCACCGCAATTGAGCCTCGCTATTCACATGCATTCCCTCTTGGCAATACACTTAATGAAGTGTCTGTCGGCTATCGCTATTTAAAAGAAACCAGCCGTGAATCGGTTGATCGTGCAAGTTATAACAATGATACAGGTCCACGCGATTTTTATGGTTGGACCAAAGCCGATGGTGATACCGAGGCTCATGCATTCTATGTCGATAACCGTACCGATCTAGGTGCTTGGTCACTCACACCAGGACTTCGATTTGAGCGGATTAAAATCAATGAAAACATGTACAAGCTCAATCGTGATTATTCGGTTTTAAATGGCGTCAATGCCAGCAAGACTTATGATTCCCTACTTCCAAGCTTTGCGGTTATGTATAAGGCCAATGAGCAATGGAACATTTTCGCCAACTATGGCAAATCATTTGCTCCTTTCCAATATAGCCAGATGACTAATACTGATTCTAATGGTGCGTATCTGGCGATGAATGGCTTGAACCCTGAAAAGGCAGATAACTATGAAATCGGAACACATTATTTAGATGATTATTTATCACTTGAGTTTACCCTGTTTTATATTGATTTCGCAGATCAACTCAAACGTGATGATGCGACTCAGACTTATACAAATCTTGGTGCAACCAAACATAAGGGTGCAGAGCTGGGTTTGAAATATAACTTGGGGGCCATCAACGATACTTTAGCCAATGTATCTGTATATGCCAATACCACTTATACCAAAGCAACGGCATCGGCAGGTCAAGACTCAGGCAATGACCTAGATTTCTATTCAAACTGGATTGGTAATGCAGGCATTGATTACAAATATGATCAATGGACCTTCAACACCAATGTGTATGCACAATCTAGCCAAGTTGCTGCTGGTAAGGATGATGCTACTGGACGTTATGGTAATATTCCGGGTTATGGCATTGTTGGCATGCGTGCTGCCTATGACTTTACCAACACCTCATTGTCGGGATTAAAAGTAGGATTGGGGGTAAAAAACCTATTCAATCAAGAATATTACACTCGTTCATCTGATCAGGTCGGCGGGATCTATGCTGGCCCTTCCCGTACTTATTATTTACAGACTTCGTTTGACTTCTAA
- a CDS encoding hotdog fold domain-containing protein — protein sequence MASTLDLWNKVSVLPAGKWTFTRMLCLKAPYFSSISPLFEELKPNSCKISIKKKRTVLNHIGTVHAIAMCNMAELAGGTMTEVTVPSSHRWIPKGMTVEYLKKAETDLIAIATPAEPNYDWEQAGEYLVNVDVLDQHNEKVFHAAITMWISQKKK from the coding sequence ATGGCCTCAACTCTAGATTTATGGAACAAAGTATCTGTCTTACCTGCTGGTAAATGGACATTTACCCGTATGCTCTGTTTAAAGGCACCTTATTTCAGTAGTATTTCTCCTTTATTTGAGGAGCTAAAACCCAACTCTTGCAAAATCAGCATTAAGAAAAAACGTACTGTACTCAATCATATTGGCACGGTACATGCGATTGCGATGTGTAATATGGCCGAGCTTGCTGGCGGTACCATGACCGAGGTGACCGTTCCTTCAAGCCATCGCTGGATTCCGAAAGGCATGACAGTTGAATATTTAAAGAAAGCTGAAACTGATCTGATTGCAATTGCCACGCCTGCTGAGCCTAACTACGATTGGGAACAGGCTGGAGAATACTTAGTCAATGTTGATGTGCTTGATCAGCACAATGAAAAAGTTTTCCATGCCGCCATTACCATGTGGATTTCCCAAAAAAAGAAATAA
- a CDS encoding TonB-dependent siderophore receptor, with translation MKSASCSAASLIKFQPSYLSLAIAISLSGISHAAFANEAQPNETQTLATISIQAQGNWLENANAEKVQQHAGARTIIDRKRLDEIATTSIRDALKQIPGVQVQDSNGTGGSDVSLNLGVRGLASRLSPRSTVLMDGVPLSFAPYGQPQLSLAPVSMGNIESVDVVRGAGSVRFGPQNVGGIINFTTRAIPQAFSGSVGLTTEFATGTDQLKYTPNLFIGGTLDNGLGLALLYSGSKGDGYREANNKIDIDDVMLKTAYQWTDQDAIAVNLHHYEGRGEMPEGLTAAQFADNPYQSNQSRNYFAGRRSDVSVKYSHKDEQNNFELLGYYVDSFRTSDLESIGNKGTNILSNSPRDYKYFGIEPRYSRAYSWAGMDNEVTVGYRYLQEESSEFSGRTVPYSTLTGTPGDRIPNTTSDGGTKAHAVYIDNRFGLANWVITPGVRFESIDTHNDFTAYQDGVVTNTVYPKIKSEEFLPSLSVLYKANENWNIFANAGVSFGPQQYNQLVTTQMVNKTTNTAFTTLDGLHPEKSKNYEIGTKYLGNGLSAELTVFYLDFDKELMLERPDNIGTGIWTNLGATSHKGVETGISYDFGQLADALEGLKVYGNYTFTKATSEAGKFEGKDLSYYSRHIGNLGIAYQVDHWSVNADMFAQSKQYAPGSGNVYQTEETADGRTGNIPGYSTFAVRAGYDFSNQLNGLKIAGGVKNVFDTQYYTRSSDATGGKYVGQPRTFFLQTSYDF, from the coding sequence ATGAAATCTGCATCCTGTTCTGCTGCGTCATTAATAAAATTTCAGCCCTCTTACCTGAGTCTAGCCATTGCCATTTCATTGAGTGGCATATCACATGCGGCTTTTGCCAATGAAGCACAACCGAATGAAACGCAAACACTTGCAACAATTTCAATTCAGGCACAAGGTAATTGGCTAGAAAATGCCAATGCAGAAAAAGTACAACAGCATGCGGGTGCTAGAACCATTATAGACCGCAAACGATTAGATGAAATCGCAACCACCTCTATTCGTGATGCGTTAAAACAAATTCCAGGCGTACAAGTTCAGGACAGCAACGGTACTGGTGGCAGTGATGTTTCGCTCAATCTTGGGGTACGTGGACTGGCTTCACGTTTATCACCACGTTCTACAGTGTTAATGGATGGCGTACCCCTCTCTTTTGCCCCATATGGTCAACCGCAATTGTCTTTAGCCCCTGTTTCGATGGGTAATATTGAGTCAGTTGATGTGGTTCGCGGTGCGGGTTCCGTTCGTTTTGGGCCACAAAACGTTGGTGGAATCATTAACTTTACTACTCGTGCAATTCCACAAGCCTTTTCAGGTTCAGTTGGCTTAACTACTGAGTTCGCAACAGGTACAGATCAACTGAAATACACACCGAATTTGTTTATTGGTGGAACACTCGATAATGGTTTAGGGCTAGCCTTACTTTATTCAGGTAGTAAAGGTGATGGCTATCGTGAAGCGAATAATAAAATTGATATTGATGATGTCATGTTAAAAACCGCCTATCAATGGACTGATCAGGATGCCATTGCAGTCAACCTGCATCATTACGAAGGCCGAGGAGAAATGCCAGAAGGTTTGACTGCCGCACAATTTGCAGACAATCCTTATCAATCCAATCAAAGCCGCAACTATTTCGCAGGCCGTCGTTCCGATGTATCAGTGAAATACAGCCATAAAGATGAACAGAATAACTTTGAACTGTTGGGCTATTACGTCGATTCTTTTCGTACCAGTGACTTAGAGTCCATTGGCAATAAAGGCACCAACATACTCAGTAACTCTCCTCGCGATTATAAATATTTTGGCATTGAACCACGTTATTCACGTGCCTATAGTTGGGCTGGAATGGATAACGAAGTCACTGTCGGCTATCGTTATTTACAGGAAGAAAGTTCCGAGTTTTCAGGCCGCACCGTTCCTTATAGCACCCTGACTGGTACACCAGGTGATCGAATTCCGAATACAACCAGTGATGGTGGCACTAAAGCACATGCGGTCTATATCGACAACCGATTTGGACTCGCGAATTGGGTGATTACGCCTGGCGTACGTTTTGAATCTATTGATACACACAATGATTTCACTGCTTATCAAGATGGTGTTGTTACCAATACAGTTTATCCAAAAATCAAATCCGAAGAATTCCTTCCAAGCTTATCCGTACTCTACAAAGCCAACGAAAACTGGAATATTTTTGCCAATGCGGGTGTTTCGTTTGGCCCACAACAATATAACCAGTTAGTCACTACCCAGATGGTAAATAAAACCACCAATACAGCCTTTACTACCCTTGATGGATTACATCCTGAAAAATCTAAAAACTATGAGATCGGAACCAAATATCTAGGCAATGGTTTAAGTGCTGAATTGACCGTCTTCTATTTAGATTTTGACAAAGAATTAATGCTGGAACGCCCTGATAATATCGGTACAGGTATTTGGACTAATTTAGGTGCCACCAGTCATAAGGGTGTTGAAACTGGAATCAGCTATGATTTTGGTCAGCTCGCTGATGCTTTAGAAGGTTTAAAAGTTTACGGAAACTACACCTTTACCAAAGCAACCTCAGAAGCCGGAAAATTTGAAGGTAAAGACTTATCTTATTATTCACGTCATATAGGTAATTTGGGTATAGCATATCAAGTTGATCATTGGTCAGTTAATGCAGATATGTTCGCGCAGTCTAAACAATATGCACCAGGTTCAGGTAATGTTTATCAAACTGAAGAAACCGCTGATGGTCGCACGGGTAACATCCCTGGTTATTCAACCTTTGCGGTACGAGCAGGTTATGACTTTAGCAATCAGCTCAATGGCTTAAAAATTGCAGGTGGTGTAAAGAACGTGTTTGATACGCAATATTATACGCGCTCATCGGATGCCACAGGGGGCAAGTACGTGGGACAACCGCGAACCTTCTTTTTACAAACCTCTTATGATTTTTAA
- a CDS encoding TetR/AcrR family transcriptional regulator produces MQAAQQLLERLYPQRRSLLKRQILLDALSCFIEYGLETTSIEMIREKSDSSVGAIYHHFKNKDGIVAVLVFAALDDQAQLRDQYLQQAKSLKELLYALIYSYVDWVSDQPKFAQFLLLAHFSVQQGEFRQQLHDKNKLRNQKIVSYISNYADASLLKSVPAELMMSLVIGATESYCRAWLSEKVMTNPRAYRETLAQAAWDSLQHLSKN; encoded by the coding sequence ATGCAAGCAGCCCAACAATTATTAGAACGTTTATATCCACAACGTAGGTCATTATTAAAACGACAGATTTTGTTGGATGCTTTGTCATGCTTTATTGAATATGGTTTGGAAACCACCAGTATTGAAATGATTCGGGAAAAATCTGACAGTAGTGTGGGGGCGATTTATCATCATTTTAAGAATAAAGATGGCATCGTTGCAGTATTGGTGTTTGCAGCTTTAGATGATCAAGCTCAGCTGCGTGATCAATATTTACAACAAGCAAAATCGCTTAAAGAACTGCTTTATGCGTTGATCTATAGTTATGTCGACTGGGTATCTGATCAGCCTAAATTTGCACAGTTTTTATTACTTGCCCATTTTAGTGTGCAGCAGGGTGAGTTTCGGCAACAATTACACGATAAAAATAAACTCAGAAATCAAAAGATTGTCAGCTATATTTCCAATTACGCAGATGCTAGTTTATTAAAATCAGTGCCAGCAGAGTTAATGATGTCTTTGGTCATTGGTGCAACAGAAAGCTATTGCCGCGCTTGGTTGTCTGAAAAAGTAATGACTAATCCCAGAGCATATCGTGAAACTTTGGCGCAAGCTGCTTGGGATTCATTACAACATTTAAGCAAAAATTAA
- a CDS encoding GFA family protein gives MKPISENQKYTGACLCGAVIFKLNLKKIKMMYRCYCSLCRKQSGATSNASTFVQTELFQWQQGEQLIRTYIKDTGFNSSFCTQCGSPVPNALGINPKIMWVPLGLIQEDFSPELELNFCVNSKVSWAETHQKITEFDELPNMVELKNYFEMNS, from the coding sequence ATGAAACCCATCAGTGAGAATCAAAAATATACAGGGGCGTGTTTGTGCGGGGCAGTGATTTTTAAATTAAATCTGAAAAAAATTAAAATGATGTATCGTTGCTATTGCAGCTTATGTCGTAAGCAGAGTGGAGCTACATCGAATGCTTCAACCTTTGTGCAGACAGAATTATTTCAGTGGCAGCAAGGCGAGCAGTTGATTCGAACCTATATCAAGGATACAGGCTTTAATAGTAGCTTCTGTACACAATGCGGTTCACCTGTACCGAACGCACTTGGTATTAATCCAAAGATCATGTGGGTTCCTTTAGGATTGATTCAGGAAGACTTTAGCCCAGAGCTTGAGTTAAATTTTTGTGTGAACTCTAAAGTGAGTTGGGCCGAAACTCATCAAAAAATTACTGAATTTGATGAGCTGCCGAATATGGTTGAATTGAAAAATTATTTTGAAATGAATTCGTAA
- a CDS encoding SIMPL domain-containing protein (The SIMPL domain is named for its presence in mouse protein SIMPL (signalling molecule that associates with mouse pelle-like kinase). Bacterial member BP26, from Brucella, was shown to assemble into a channel-like structure, while YggE from E. coli has been associated with resistance to oxidative stress.), with product MRTLALATLMIGAALSPSLFAHETENLNYNIVNIQADASRQVANDEMRAVLYVEKSNKQPAELSNQINQLMNQAQAIARKYSQVKVETGAQSTYPVYDNDSNKLKEWRARAEIQLESKDFKAASQLISELQQSFQTQSINFTVSDEQRKKVENELMIEASKNFQQRALAITQAWSKAQYNLVSLNLNTSNYFPQPMMRGGMAKFAMAEAAPAQDMAAGESKITVSANGSIQFK from the coding sequence ATGCGTACTTTAGCACTTGCTACATTAATGATCGGGGCTGCATTGAGCCCAAGCCTTTTTGCTCACGAGACTGAGAACTTGAACTACAACATTGTGAATATCCAAGCGGATGCATCACGTCAGGTTGCCAATGATGAAATGCGTGCCGTGCTTTATGTTGAGAAAAGCAATAAGCAACCTGCAGAACTCTCAAATCAGATCAACCAACTGATGAATCAAGCGCAAGCGATTGCACGTAAATATTCACAGGTCAAAGTCGAAACAGGTGCACAAAGTACCTACCCTGTGTATGACAATGACAGTAATAAATTGAAGGAATGGCGCGCTCGCGCTGAAATCCAACTGGAAAGTAAAGACTTTAAAGCAGCAAGCCAGCTCATCAGTGAATTACAACAGAGTTTCCAAACTCAATCGATTAACTTTACCGTGTCTGATGAACAGCGTAAAAAAGTTGAAAATGAGCTGATGATTGAAGCATCGAAGAACTTTCAACAACGTGCACTAGCAATTACTCAAGCTTGGAGTAAAGCACAATACAATTTAGTTAGCCTAAACCTAAATACCAGCAATTACTTCCCACAACCGATGATGCGCGGTGGCATGGCCAAATTTGCCATGGCAGAAGCAGCCCCTGCTCAGGATATGGCAGCAGGTGAATCAAAAATCACCGTCAGTGCCAATGGTTCAATCCAATTTAAATAA